A stretch of the Actinomyces faecalis genome encodes the following:
- a CDS encoding MaoC/PaaZ C-terminal domain-containing protein, translated as MSATDPVDLPSAGSRHAWEMVAVDGATQVDAPALVHVLTAVLRRSSTWACEPEGNLERRAVGAVAGLGPALLVLARLRSSGLLVWDGLVHRRLRVVPADSGSSSDEGVLRLATTRRAGWEMTEVGSLAGGWQVTTWLAWPQAGRRAGPAGPGAGASALTGEPGEASFSSGTSEDPEILVLPQDVQAWARASGDDNRLHLVPGAARHQGLSSDDGVIVHGMLLAALSMVLEPASGAVDLRFVAPVPLTDRAGLWARGGSLYDVRGLVLRRRS; from the coding sequence ATGAGCGCTACGGACCCCGTCGACCTCCCGTCGGCGGGGTCTCGCCATGCCTGGGAGATGGTGGCCGTCGATGGCGCGACGCAGGTGGACGCTCCGGCGCTGGTACACGTCCTGACGGCGGTCCTGCGTCGTAGCAGCACGTGGGCCTGCGAGCCCGAGGGGAACCTTGAGCGGCGGGCTGTCGGCGCGGTCGCCGGGCTCGGTCCCGCTCTGCTTGTCCTGGCACGGCTGCGGTCCTCTGGCCTGCTGGTCTGGGACGGTCTTGTCCATCGGCGCCTGCGTGTGGTTCCCGCCGACTCAGGCTCATCGAGTGACGAGGGCGTGCTGCGGCTGGCGACGACGCGGCGTGCAGGCTGGGAGATGACGGAGGTCGGGTCCTTGGCCGGGGGCTGGCAGGTGACGACCTGGCTGGCCTGGCCACAGGCGGGACGGCGCGCTGGACCTGCGGGGCCGGGCGCGGGTGCGTCGGCTCTGACGGGTGAGCCAGGCGAGGCGTCGTTCTCCTCCGGTACCTCCGAGGATCCTGAGATCCTTGTGCTCCCGCAGGACGTCCAGGCCTGGGCGCGGGCCAGCGGGGATGACAACCGTCTGCACCTGGTTCCCGGTGCCGCCAGGCACCAGGGGCTGAGCAGTGACGACGGTGTCATCGTGCACGGAATGCTGCTGGCGGCGCTGAGCATGGTCCTTGAGCCGGCCTCGGGGGCAGTCGACCTGCGGTTTGTCGCCCCGGTGCCCCTGACCGACCGGGCCGGGCTGTGGGCGCGCGGAGGCAGTCTGTACGACGTGCGGGGCCTGGTACTGCGCCGTCGGTCCTGA
- a CDS encoding FAD-dependent oxidoreductase, with product MSTRPLSVAVIGAGPAGIYASDILSKSGLDVSIDLFERLPAPYGLVRYGVAPDHPRIKQIIVALYKILQRGDIRLVGNVEVGRDISVAELHEHYDALIFSTGADTDAPLDIPGIDAPESYGGADFVSWYDGHPDHPRTWDLSAREVAVIGVGNVGLDIARVLAKHPEDLMTTEVPANVAEILRTSPVTDVHVFGRRGPAQVKFTPLELRELGKQPDVDVTVDEEDFEYDAGSEEALRSSNQQRQVVKALEGYAMQEPEDLTASRTIHIHLFQAPDEVLLDEDGHVCGLRTERTRLNGDGSVCGTGEYRDWPVQAVYRAVGYAGSPIEGLPFDHERHVMPNEGGRVLGEDGAPLTGVYATGWIRRGPIGLIGSTKSDAQETIAHLVEDAQAGLLHATTDDEAQVGHDALLALLDSRHVPYTTWEGWELLDAYERELGQDYGEVEVTGGDMRPRERVKVVSREAMTAISRQEQAPSDLIGQPDPDRVPERVAHRLPERPQA from the coding sequence GTGAGCACACGTCCCCTGTCAGTCGCCGTCATTGGTGCGGGCCCTGCCGGCATCTACGCCTCCGACATCCTGTCCAAGTCAGGGCTGGACGTGAGCATCGACCTGTTCGAGCGCCTGCCCGCTCCCTACGGCCTCGTGCGTTACGGCGTGGCTCCCGACCACCCGCGTATCAAGCAGATCATCGTGGCGCTGTACAAGATCCTGCAGCGTGGGGACATCCGCCTCGTCGGCAACGTCGAGGTGGGACGTGACATCTCTGTGGCTGAGCTGCACGAGCACTACGACGCCCTCATCTTCTCCACCGGCGCGGACACTGACGCGCCCCTCGACATCCCCGGCATCGACGCCCCGGAGTCCTACGGCGGCGCGGACTTCGTGTCCTGGTACGACGGTCACCCTGACCACCCACGTACCTGGGACCTGTCGGCCCGTGAGGTCGCCGTCATCGGCGTGGGGAACGTGGGGCTGGACATCGCGCGCGTGCTCGCCAAGCACCCCGAGGACCTCATGACCACCGAGGTGCCGGCCAACGTCGCCGAGATCCTCAGGACCTCCCCGGTCACGGACGTGCACGTCTTCGGCCGCCGCGGTCCCGCGCAGGTCAAGTTCACCCCGCTGGAGCTGCGCGAGCTCGGCAAGCAGCCTGACGTCGACGTGACCGTCGACGAGGAGGACTTCGAGTACGACGCCGGCAGCGAGGAGGCGCTTCGCTCATCCAACCAGCAGCGTCAGGTGGTCAAGGCCCTGGAGGGCTACGCCATGCAGGAGCCGGAGGACCTGACGGCCTCACGCACCATCCACATCCACCTCTTCCAGGCGCCTGACGAGGTGCTGCTGGACGAGGACGGGCACGTGTGCGGTCTGCGTACCGAGCGCACTCGCCTGAACGGGGACGGTAGTGTCTGCGGGACGGGGGAGTACCGCGACTGGCCCGTCCAGGCGGTCTACCGTGCCGTGGGCTATGCCGGCAGCCCGATCGAGGGCCTGCCCTTCGACCACGAGCGGCACGTGATGCCTAATGAGGGCGGGCGCGTGCTCGGTGAGGACGGTGCGCCGCTCACCGGCGTCTACGCCACCGGCTGGATCCGCCGCGGCCCGATCGGACTCATCGGGTCGACCAAGTCCGACGCCCAGGAGACGATCGCTCACCTTGTCGAGGACGCCCAGGCCGGGCTGCTGCACGCCACGACTGACGACGAGGCACAGGTGGGACACGACGCCCTGCTGGCGCTGCTGGACTCCCGCCACGTGCCGTACACGACGTGGGAGGGCTGGGAGCTGCTCGATGCCTACGAGCGTGAGCTCGGCCAGGACTACGGCGAGGTGGAGGTCACCGGCGGTGACATGAGGCCGCGCGAGCGGGTCAAGGTGGTCTCCCGTGAGGCCATGACGGCGATCTCCCGCCAGGAGCAGGCGCCGTCCGACCTCATTGGCCAGCCCGATCCAGATCGTGTGCCGGAGCGGGTGGCTCACCGCCTGCCGGAGCGCCCGCAGGCCTGA
- the rpmG gene encoding 50S ribosomal protein L33, protein MASKSSDVRPKITLACSECKERNYITKKNRRNTPDRLALKKFCARCGKHTEHRETR, encoded by the coding sequence GTGGCTAGCAAGTCCAGCGACGTTCGCCCCAAGATCACTCTGGCTTGCTCGGAGTGCAAGGAGCGTAACTACATCACCAAGAAGAACCGTCGGAACACCCCCGACCGGCTCGCGCTGAAGAAGTTCTGCGCCCGTTGCGGCAAGCACACGGAGCACCGCGAGACCCGCTGA
- a CDS encoding MarR family winged helix-turn-helix transcriptional regulator, with protein MTSAHQASVQAVQGGAGTPAVSGCGQASLDAPVAGCGQGSLEPSACGQGSVETSACGQEAMEEDAATDSCGQAASGCGQTSPRLLNAQEMAAWRAFLAASISVTGSLNHELETEAGLSMHEYEILVRLSEAPGHSLRMSALAEHVSHSRSRLTHTVGRLEKGGYVERSSCSSDRRGVNCHLTETGMDVLRAAAPVHLDGVRRHVIERLQPGQLELFTSMLSALADPDEQL; from the coding sequence ATGACCAGCGCGCACCAGGCGTCTGTGCAGGCCGTACAGGGCGGTGCTGGTACCCCCGCAGTCAGCGGCTGCGGTCAGGCCTCGCTGGACGCGCCAGTGGCGGGATGTGGCCAGGGGAGCCTTGAGCCCTCGGCCTGCGGCCAGGGCAGCGTCGAGACCTCGGCCTGCGGCCAGGAGGCTATGGAGGAGGACGCGGCGACCGACTCGTGCGGTCAGGCTGCGAGCGGCTGCGGCCAGACCTCCCCGCGCCTGCTCAACGCCCAGGAGATGGCGGCGTGGAGAGCCTTCCTCGCGGCCTCGATCAGTGTGACCGGGAGCCTCAACCACGAGCTGGAGACAGAGGCCGGCCTGTCCATGCACGAGTACGAGATCCTGGTGCGCCTGTCCGAGGCTCCAGGACACAGCCTGCGGATGTCGGCCCTGGCAGAGCACGTCTCCCACTCCCGCTCGCGCCTGACACATACCGTAGGGCGCCTGGAGAAAGGAGGCTACGTCGAGCGCAGCTCCTGCTCCTCCGACCGCAGGGGCGTCAACTGCCACCTCACCGAGACAGGCATGGACGTCCTGCGAGCCGCTGCCCCCGTGCACCTCGACGGCGTACGTCGTCACGTCATCGAGAGGCTCCAGCCAGGTCAGCTGGAGCTGTTCACCTCGATGCTCTCGGCGCTAGCCGACCCTGACGAGCAGCTGTGA
- a CDS encoding YajQ family cyclic di-GMP-binding protein — MASDSSFDVVSKLDRQEVDNAVNQTAKEISQRYDFRGVDAGVDLAGDTITLQASSAERVLAVLDVLQSRLFRRGVSLKALDLADKEPKPSGKIYKLVCPLKEGLTQEVAKKVTKVIRDEGPKGVKATIQGDEVRVSSKSRDDLQSVIALLKELDVDVPLQFVNYR, encoded by the coding sequence ATGGCCTCCGACTCCTCCTTCGACGTCGTCTCCAAGCTCGATCGCCAGGAGGTGGACAACGCCGTCAACCAGACCGCCAAGGAGATCTCCCAGCGTTACGACTTCCGCGGCGTGGACGCCGGCGTCGACCTGGCAGGCGACACCATTACCCTGCAGGCCAGCTCAGCCGAGCGGGTCCTGGCCGTGCTCGACGTCCTGCAGTCCAGGCTCTTCCGGCGCGGAGTCTCGCTCAAGGCTCTCGACCTGGCAGACAAGGAGCCCAAGCCCTCAGGCAAGATCTACAAGCTCGTCTGCCCGCTCAAGGAGGGCCTGACCCAGGAGGTCGCCAAGAAGGTCACCAAGGTCATCCGTGACGAGGGACCCAAGGGCGTCAAGGCCACGATCCAGGGCGATGAGGTCCGCGTGTCCTCCAAGTCCCGTGACGACCTCCAGTCCGTCATCGCGCTGCTCAAGGAGCTCGACGTCGACGTCCCTCTTCAGTTCGTCAACTACCGCTAA
- the htpX gene encoding zinc metalloprotease HtpX gives MTGTDHHNGLKTAVLMGGLWGLLLLIGWLLAQGTGSSVWLIIMPAIGVAQTTYTYWNSDKLAVRSMGAIEVTPEQQPVMHAVVRELSTKAGQPMPRLYVAPTMSPNAFATGRNPEHAAVCCTQGILQLLNERELRGVLGHELSHVYNRDILTGSVAAGIAGVISSVAQMVLWFGGGRDRRDSNVVVLLLISILAPIAASLTQFAVSRTREYDADHDGAVLTGDPLALASALRRLETGVAAAPMAQEPRVEPVSSMMIANPFGRVRTLFATHPPMGQRIARLEQMAGY, from the coding sequence ATGACCGGTACCGATCACCACAACGGGCTCAAGACCGCCGTGCTCATGGGCGGGCTGTGGGGCCTCCTGCTGCTTATCGGCTGGCTGCTCGCCCAGGGCACCGGCTCCAGCGTCTGGCTCATCATCATGCCGGCGATCGGCGTGGCCCAGACGACCTACACCTACTGGAACTCTGACAAGCTGGCTGTGCGCTCCATGGGAGCCATCGAGGTCACGCCCGAGCAGCAGCCGGTGATGCACGCCGTCGTGCGCGAGCTGTCGACCAAGGCCGGCCAGCCCATGCCGCGTCTGTACGTCGCCCCGACCATGAGCCCCAACGCCTTTGCCACAGGACGTAACCCTGAGCACGCAGCGGTATGCTGCACCCAGGGAATCCTGCAGCTGCTCAACGAGCGCGAGCTGCGGGGAGTGCTGGGCCACGAGCTCTCCCACGTCTACAACCGAGACATCCTCACCGGCTCCGTCGCAGCGGGTATCGCGGGCGTCATCTCCTCGGTGGCGCAGATGGTGCTGTGGTTCGGGGGCGGACGGGACCGGCGTGACTCCAACGTCGTGGTCCTGCTCCTGATCTCGATCCTGGCTCCGATAGCCGCCAGCCTCACCCAGTTCGCCGTCTCACGGACTCGCGAGTACGACGCCGACCATGACGGCGCGGTCCTCACCGGTGACCCGCTTGCCCTGGCCAGCGCCCTGCGCAGGCTGGAGACCGGTGTCGCTGCGGCGCCAATGGCTCAGGAGCCTCGGGTGGAGCCGGTGAGCTCGATGATGATCGCCAACCCCTTCGGACGGGTCCGCACCCTGTTCGCGACCCACCCGCCGATGGGTCAGCGCATCGCACGCCTGGAGCAGATGGCTGGCTACTAG